A single window of Archangium gephyra DNA harbors:
- a CDS encoding helicase-related protein: MNSSPSSRSSVVVAELGPTNTGKTHRAIERMLEHDTGMMGLPLRLLAREVYDRVTARVGEGRVALMTGEEKRLPPRPDYWICTVEAMPTDRQVDFLAVDEIQLAAHRERGHVFTDRLLHARGRRETWFLGADTMRPMVQALIPHASVKRATRLSQLRYSGTRSLKSLPPRSAVVAFSADRVYELAEALRRLRGGVAVVLGALSPRTRNAQVAMYQSGEVQYLVATDAIGMGLNLDLNHVAFAALSKFDGAEQRELFPDELAQIAGRAGRHLNDGTFGTLNSLSELPPRVVSAIESHRFPAVRSLIWRNATLDFSSPESLLDSLSRAPNHHAFIRVERADDFDALKELSNVPAIRDVATQRATVELLWQVCQIPDFRKGLFGQHVALLRETFLQLSEGDGKLEQDWLSKQVSPLDDVSGDIHTLMDRLAAIRIWTYISHRSSWLHDAEHWQERTRRIEDALGDALHERLVERFVQRAARRSARRFVRTAARPGTESDSPFAKLGQLLGEVPGADGGAMTEEQFVQQVVDATHDAFEVDASGSISFEGQPLARLVRGKDRRTPQIALAEPEVWTGGARRLLERRLVALSRDLVTEAMGGFPAEALTGSGRSAATRGLAYCLAEGLGVTSQGEAREQWRLLDEESRERLRALGVREGQRFLYVAGALAPPALERRAMLTALFQRSPVPQGIPREPVLELAELGGWNARAFGYEVLGPVALRIDIVERLGEALRHPNGAQQVHTFLQELKLDSGVRARVLRELGGRSGRAPVKRRRRRRGGRAPGSALDKSGANGPPAHAGSHPPPRRSGTGEGSG; encoded by the coding sequence ATGAACTCCAGCCCCTCCAGCCGGTCTTCCGTCGTCGTGGCGGAGCTGGGGCCCACCAATACGGGGAAGACGCACCGCGCCATCGAGCGCATGCTCGAGCACGACACGGGCATGATGGGGCTGCCGCTCCGCCTGCTCGCCCGGGAAGTCTACGACCGGGTGACCGCTCGGGTGGGCGAGGGGCGCGTCGCCCTGATGACGGGGGAGGAGAAGCGCCTGCCGCCTCGCCCGGACTATTGGATCTGCACGGTCGAGGCGATGCCGACGGATCGGCAGGTGGACTTCCTCGCCGTGGATGAGATCCAACTCGCCGCCCACCGGGAGCGCGGGCACGTGTTCACGGATCGACTGCTGCACGCGCGAGGGCGCCGGGAGACGTGGTTCCTCGGCGCGGACACGATGCGGCCGATGGTCCAGGCGCTCATCCCCCATGCGTCGGTGAAGCGCGCCACCCGCCTGTCCCAGCTGCGCTACTCCGGGACGCGCTCCCTGAAGAGTCTCCCTCCGCGCTCGGCCGTGGTCGCGTTCTCCGCGGACCGCGTGTACGAGCTCGCCGAGGCGCTGCGCCGTCTGCGGGGTGGGGTGGCCGTGGTGCTGGGCGCGCTCTCCCCGAGGACGCGCAATGCCCAGGTGGCGATGTACCAGTCCGGCGAGGTCCAGTACCTCGTGGCCACGGATGCCATCGGGATGGGACTGAACCTCGACCTCAACCACGTGGCCTTCGCGGCGCTCTCCAAGTTCGATGGCGCCGAGCAGCGGGAGCTCTTCCCGGACGAGCTGGCGCAGATCGCGGGCCGCGCGGGACGCCACTTGAATGACGGGACCTTCGGAACCCTGAACTCACTGTCCGAGCTGCCCCCGCGGGTGGTCTCGGCCATCGAGTCACACCGTTTCCCGGCGGTGCGCAGTCTCATCTGGCGCAATGCCACGTTGGATTTCTCGAGCCCGGAGTCCCTGCTGGATTCGTTGTCGCGAGCGCCGAACCACCATGCCTTCATCCGGGTGGAGCGCGCGGATGACTTCGATGCGCTCAAGGAGCTCTCGAACGTTCCAGCCATTCGAGACGTCGCCACCCAGCGGGCCACGGTGGAGCTGCTGTGGCAGGTCTGCCAGATTCCGGATTTCCGCAAGGGACTCTTCGGTCAGCACGTCGCGCTGTTGCGAGAGACCTTCCTTCAGCTCTCGGAGGGGGACGGGAAGCTGGAACAGGACTGGTTGTCCAAACAGGTGTCGCCGCTCGATGACGTGTCCGGAGACATCCACACGTTGATGGACCGGCTGGCCGCCATCCGCATCTGGACCTACATCAGCCATCGTTCGAGCTGGCTGCACGACGCCGAGCACTGGCAGGAGCGCACCCGCCGCATCGAGGACGCGTTGGGGGATGCCCTTCATGAGCGGCTCGTGGAGCGCTTCGTGCAGCGGGCCGCGCGGAGGAGTGCGCGCCGGTTCGTGAGAACCGCGGCACGTCCCGGGACCGAGTCGGACAGCCCCTTCGCGAAGTTGGGGCAGCTGCTGGGGGAGGTGCCGGGCGCTGACGGCGGGGCGATGACCGAGGAGCAGTTCGTCCAGCAGGTGGTGGACGCGACGCATGACGCTTTCGAGGTGGACGCGTCGGGAAGCATCTCGTTCGAAGGGCAGCCGCTGGCCCGTCTGGTTCGCGGGAAGGACCGGCGCACCCCGCAGATCGCGCTCGCGGAGCCGGAGGTCTGGACCGGAGGCGCACGGCGGCTGCTCGAGCGCCGTCTGGTGGCGCTGTCGAGGGATCTCGTCACCGAGGCCATGGGAGGTTTTCCCGCCGAGGCCCTCACCGGCTCGGGGCGCTCCGCGGCGACGCGGGGCCTTGCCTACTGCCTGGCCGAGGGGCTGGGAGTGACCTCCCAGGGGGAGGCGCGCGAGCAGTGGCGGCTCCTGGATGAGGAGTCACGCGAGCGCTTGAGGGCGCTGGGCGTCCGCGAGGGGCAGCGCTTCCTCTATGTCGCCGGAGCGCTCGCACCGCCCGCGCTGGAGCGGCGCGCCATGCTGACGGCGCTGTTCCAGCGGAGTCCGGTCCCCCAGGGCATTCCCCGAGAGCCGGTGCTCGAGCTCGCGGAGCTGGGCGGCTGGAATGCGCGGGCCTTCGGTTATGAGGTGCTCGGTCCCGTGGCGTTGCGGATCGACATCGTCGAGCGGCTCGGCGAGGCGCTGCGTCACCCGAACGGTGCCCAGCAGGTGCACACGTTCCTGCAGGAGCTGAAGCTGGACAGCGGTGTTCGCGCGCGGGTGCTGCGAGAGCTCGGGGGACGGTCCGGGCGCGCTCCCGTGAAGAGGAGGAGGCGGCGGCGCGGAGGGAGAGCGCCGGGGTCGGCTCTGGACAAGAGTGGCGCCAATGGGCCACCGGCTCACGCGGGCTCGCACCCGCCGCCCCGGAGGAGTGGGACCGGGGAGGGAAGCGGCTAG